The DNA region CTGTTCTGTTTGATGTTGGTTGACTGAAATACGTTTACAGGAGGTGTGTTGAGGGATTTTTTTGTACGAACTATCATCGGTCAAGGTTGTCTTCGTCACAGGTATAATCTATAACTTTTATTGAAATGCGTCCTACAACCTTGCTTAGCGAAAGAAAGGATGACCAATCAGGTCCATCTACAATTTTTATGTGTGTGGCGTCAACTGGCACCTGGCCGAAGGTGGGATCGACTGGGATCCATCGATTGACGAAACTTTCCGCCCAGCTATGGTAAAGAAAACCATGTTCCTCTAGGTAAACGAGACCCCCCACGAGACGTGTAGGGATTTTCGCAGCGCGCGCAAGGGCGGTGTAAAGCATGGTGTGAGCTTGGCATTCACCTTTTTTTGTGTTTAATACTTCAAGTGCAGAGAAGCTATCTGCGAGTTCCTTAGAAATTTCCCGGGCTACCCACTGCGTTAGGATCTTTACTTTATCCATTTCGTCACGGGTGTCTTTCACTATTTCCTGAGAAATTTTTATAACGGTTGGGTGATGACTTTCAATCTGGGGAGAGGGAGATAGGTACAACTGATGCATGTGTTCCGTGATACTTTCCTCATAATGGATGGCTTTGGTATCAACTCTGATAATGTGAACAGTTTTTCCGTTTTCCGTGTCTGCTTTTACTTTTTGTATCCCCCCTGAGGGAAGTTTAATTTCTGCTGGTAATCCTATAACCATTACCGTTATAGATTTAGCGTTTCGGGGACACTTGATAGGTCGGTTTGTTTTTACGAGACTGAAGTCGTAAGCGAGGTCTTTTTTTGCAAGGCTTGATTCCACGAGGTATCTTTTCGCTTCTTCCTCATTTTCACGGTAACTGATCAGAATTCCTGAGAAACCCATTTCCATCTCTGTCTCACCGGATGCATTTATCCATGTCTTTACAGAAAAACCTTCCATCTCTGTCTCCACTCTGAATGCGGGAGGGACACCCAGGCGAGGAGACTTTTCGTAACTCACCACTTTTTGTTTCACTTTGTAGATATGAGCAGTCATTGGTTCAAAAACTAAAAATTCGTGATGCATACCTACATTTAATCCATAGATGACGGGGTAAAGGTTGATTGCACTCGCGGGGAATATTTTTTCCCTAATAGGTATTTTCGACTCACTCATAGTCTCTTGGCTTTTTACCGATAGTGTGAGATTATTGTTTTCTACTCTTCCTTTTGCTTCGAGATATCTGTTGTTTACTTTTTGGGAATATTGAAATGACTTGAGGGTAAGGTCATTTTTCACCACGTCTTCTGATTTCATATGGACCTGCCAGTTTAATCCGAGAAAACGTATGGATATGTGCGACTCTGATGTTATAGTGAATTCCTCGCTTCCAGGTATTGGAGTGATGGAAATGCGGGAAAACCCTACTTTTTCTCCGTTGAATACGATACCGAACCACGCTTCGTGGTAGGGAATCTGGGAGAGGGAACTTATTGTGGTTCGTTGTGAGGGCGGGGGTAATGTTTCAAAATATAGCGTTGAACAAGAAATGAGCAAAACTGTTACAAGTAACAAGGGAAATGTGAGGAACAATTTTTCTTTCATACGTAAAAGAACCGGAGAGAAATTATTCCTAAGGATCATTCCGTCAAGAATTTTAGTTTTTTTTGCATGTTCGTGAAATGGGTACCTTTCCAAAAAACACGTCCGCAGTTTTTGCAGAATAGAAAATGCTCGTTATGTTCAAAAACAAAGGGAGGAACAAGGTGCCTGATTTCGTCTTTTGGTATACTGTTTAGCGGTGTATTACATTCCAAACATCGTGTAAAGGGTTTGATGAATTTTTGAAGCTCAAAATTGCATAGAATCTGTTTAATCTGTTCCTCCCATGTTTCGCTTTTAATGAGTATAATTTCTGGTTTTTCTTCGTTCTTTTTTGCCTTTTCAAACAAGTTTTGGTCCCGCGTTAGGATCACGCGATTTTCCTGTATTGCGAGATCTATTAGATCATCATCTGATATGTTCGCGTGATATGCTGCGTCGAATCCCAACACCCTAAGCCATCGTGAAAGTTTTCCCAGCATGCAATCGACGATGAATCTCATAAATTGTATTTTACCAGAAAAAAAGTGATTGGCATATGATCCAAATTCGGAGGTAGAAAAAGGTGATTAAGCAAAAAAATTTTGACATGCAACCTTCATAATGTTATGGATTCGGTAACGTTGCTGAGCTTGATGTAGGCGCCCTTCTAAGCTAAAGTGCTCTCACAGGTGATTTAAATGCCTTAGTGAGGAGAGCCTTGCGCATCGGAAAATACACATTTAGCTGGGTTTTTCTTGAGGAGGCCATTCTTCCCAAATACAAGGGTTCTACTTTCCGGGGTGTTCTTGGGCGAGCTTTAAAGGCTGTTGTTTGTGCGTTAAGGAAAGAAAGTTGTATTGATTGCATCCTGAGACGCTCCTGTATTTACGTAAATCTTTTTGATCCTTCTTTTTGCACAAAAGGTGTGCCCCCACCGCCTCCCTATGTGATTGAGGCTGAGGATTGTGGAGACACATGTTTCAAAGAAGGTGATAAGTTTTCATTTAATTTGCTTCTCTTTGGAAAGGCCAATGATTACCTGCCATATTTTGTCTATGCTTTTAATGAAATTGGTCAACAGGGGATTGGAAGAAGGACTAATGATACCAGAGGACGTTTTTCACTCTCCACGGTAGAGAGTGGAAATGTAAAGATTTACGATAGCAATTGTGGGAAGATAGACGATTGGCCTGAGGCAGAAGATTACCTTCCCGTTTTCAGCAAACAGGAATCAGGTGTTCGGCGTATTTCGATAAGTCTTCTGACGCCGTTACGCGTTAAGTACGCCAATCATCTTGCAGTTGATTTGCCTTTTCACCTTTTAATTAGAACCGTTTTACGGCGAATATCTACCCTTTACAAGACTTACGGAGAAGGGGAACCGTCGCTCGATTACAGGGGTATAATCGATCGCTCCAAAGACGTAAGGATTGTCCAGAAAAACTTGAGTTGGTTTGATTGGTCTCGTTATTCACGGAGACAGGACCAGCGTATGTTCATGGGTGGACTTGTGGGGAGTGTTTTATACGAGGGTGATTTGGATGAATTTTTACCCTATCTTCGCTTCTGTGAGTTGGTTCATTTAGGTAAGCAGACTACCTTTGGCTTGGGAAAGATTAAACTAGAAATCATCGGAGTTTAGAAATGAGAAATATTTTACTTGCTGTTTTAGGTTTAACACCACAGGTGATTACGGAAACACTTTATGCCCTTTATCAGGAGGGTCGGCACGTAGATTCCATACACGTCATAACAACAAGGAAGGGAAAAGAAAAAATAAACGCTCATCTTCTCGCGCCAGGTGATGGGTGGTTCTACCGCTTTCTTAGGGAGTACGAAGTGGGAGGTATCGAGTTTTCCCATGACAATATTCACACGGTAAAGGACGAGTACGGTAACGAGTACGAGGACATAGAGGATGCCGAAGCAAATGAAGCGTTGCTTAAGCTTTGTCTCGAAATTACATTTCATTTAACAAGAGACCCCGACACCGCCGTTTTCTTTTCCATTGCTGGTGGCAGAAAAACGATGAGTGCCTGTCTTATGGTGGCAGCGCAGTGTTATGGGCGACCACAGGATAGAATTTATCATGTTCTTGTTTCATCGGAGTATGAGAGCAATCCCGATTTTTTCTATCCTCCTCGCAAAAGCATCCCTGTGAGATTGATCGATAGCAAAGGGCATGAGTACGCAAAGGAAACGAAATACGCAGAGATAAAAATGGTCTCAATACCGTTCTTTTCTTTTCGTCATCTTTTATCAGGTGAAATGCTCAAGGTTCCCCGAACGCCCGCAGAACTTATGTTATCTGTGGTTAGAGATAATAAACCTGATCTTATTATAGATCTGTCACAGTCGAAGGTTATCTATAAAGGTCGTGAGTGCGATCTCATGCCTGCCCGTATGGTTTTTTATGCCTTCTTTGCTTTGAGAAAGAAAAATTGCCCAAAAGGCAATGAAAGACCATGCAAAGGTTGTAACGATTGTTATGTTGAATGGTCAGCACTGTCGTCGAGTTTTAAAGATGAAATTGTTCGGTTGTACAGGAGGTGTAATCCAAAACGGGCGGTAGAAGAGATGAAAAAAGGGGGTATTCTCGATCTGGATATGGGCAATTTCAATGCGTACAAAGGGAAAATACGTCGGGATTTGGAGGCTGCTTTTGGTGCTCACAATGCGAAGAGTCTTATCATAACTGGAGTTGGTAAGAAACCGGATACACGGTATGGCATACCAATAGACCGTAACAGGATAAAGATAATTTATTAACGATGGCAACGTTGCTGTTTTTGAAAAAGAAGATCTTAAATCGTAAAGTTGGTTCACTAAGGGGAGGGATGAGCAATGAGGGAAACAGTTCTTAAGGTTGCGTTGGCCGGTCTTTTACACGATATTGGGAAAATAGCTGAATACGCGATGGAGACGGAAGTTGATCAGGATTACCTGGATAGAAATGCTATCCTATTTCAGCCGGTTTTTAGAGGTCGTTACACCCACCGGCATGCTACATACACTTCCGCATTCATTGAGTGGCTGGAGAAGAGTTTGCCGGAAGAGTTGAATCGAGCTCAATGGGGACTCGAAGATACTTTTGTAAAATTAGCGGCAGGTCACCACAGACCAGAAACAGCTCTTCAGTGGATTATCGCGGAGGCGGATCGACTGAGTGCGGGATGGGACCGCCTGACTTTTGAAAAGGAGTACAACAGTGCCATTGACTGGAGAGATGCGCCGAAAACACGCTTACTTTCTCTGTTTGAGAGGCTTGGTTTCCATGAGAAAATGAACCGTGATGATTTCAAATACGTTTATCCTCTTAGAGAAATTTCGCCTGAAAACATTTTTCCCGTAGAGAAAGACGGAGCTTTACCGAAGACGGACGAAGAAGCCAAAAGTGATTACAAGAGGTTATTTAGGGAGTTTACATCTGCTATTGAGAAGTTGGCTCATAGAAAAGAAAATATATATTTGTGGTTTGATCATTTCGAGTCCCTATTGGGTATTTATTTAAGTTTTGTCCCTCAGGCGAGGGCGGGGATGACAATTCCTGATGTGTCATTGTACGATCATTCCCGTATGGTTGCCGCCATATCAAGTGCGCTCTTTCTTTATCACACAGAAACTGATTCTTATAACGTGGAGTCCATAAAGGATGAGAAACCAAAGAAATTTTTGTTTGTTGGTGGGGATTTCTATGGCATTCAGAATTTCATATTCAGCGAAGGTGAAGCGGCAAAATACAGAGCGAAGATGTTGCGTGGCCGTTCTTTCGCCATTTCACTTTACTGCGAACTTGCGGCTGATCTGATTCTTCGCAGAATAGGGTTGCCTTCCACTTCTATGTTAATTATGGCAGGGGGTAAATTTATTCTTCTTTTGCCAAACACTGAAAGTGTTAAAAATGAGCTCGCAAAAGCTGAAGAAAAAATCAATAGGTGGCTTCTCAGAATTTCACTCGGTGAGAGTTGTCTAGGCATTTCTCATCTTGAATCGGCACCCGAAGAACTTACGAGGGTAAGATTCTCAGATTTATGGGAGGAACTAAAAGATAGAATATGGCTAAAAAAATTCTCCCGTTTTTCGTTGTTTGAACATGGTGGAGCGGTTAAGGGTTATTTAGAGAGGTTCCGGCCTTTAAACCCGCCATTGTGTCCCTATTGTGGAAAAAGGCCTTCATCAGAGAGGGCTGAAAAATATAGGGAAAAAGATGATCGTTCTATGTGTGATATTTGTCGGGATCACATTTACTTGGGAAGCGGTATTACACGGAGTGATTTGAGAGTAGCCATTACGAGTAAAAACGCTGATATCCGAGAAGTTAAGCTTCTGGATCCTATTTTTGATGAATACCAGGTGACATTTACTAAAGGGTCTTTGAATGATCTGGCAAGGGATGGTTCGCTTTATAAGTACTGGGATGTGAATGTTGATCCAACGCAACCGATTAGTAAAACCGTAACAGTTCGTTTTATAGCCGGTTATGTGCCCACGTATCGTGAAGAGGATATGCACGATAAACGTATTCTTTCAAGAATAAAATCTGGGGAGAAAGAGGATGAAGGTATTGAGGTGGGTAAAATCAAAACGTTTGAGCATATAGCAGCTAAGGCACTGGTTATTGATGAAAATGACAAGGAACAGGGTGTGGCGGCGCTTGGTGTACTTAAAGCTGATGTTGATCATCTGGGAAAGTTGATGTCTTGTGGCTTGAGTGAGGAGGAGATTTCCATCACGCGCATGGCAGCTTTAAGCAGACAGTTTAATTTGTTTTTTACACTTTGTCTTCCCTATTTGCTAAAAAATGACCGTCGCTTTCATGATATATACACCGTTTTTGCAGGTGGTGATGATCTTTTCTTCGTGGGCCCCTGGAACAGGATAATTGATTTTGCGTCTCTTCTTAACGAGAGGTTTATCAGTTATGTTTGCCACAATCCAGAAATACATTTGTCAGCTGGCATTTCCTTACAAAAACCAAACACGCCTATTCAGAGAGTTGTTGATGATGTTGAAGATGCCCTTTCTAAATCGAAGGATAATGGAAGGAATTCAATTACAGTTTTTGGCAGCACGGCTAAATGGCATGAATTTTACGAACTTATGAAGATGAAAAGTACACTGTTTGACTGGTTTAATAGAAAGATAGTGAATAGCGCAATGCTTTTTCGTCTTAACCATTTCATAGGGATGGTGGAAAAGGAAAGGGTGGTTTGTAGTAAGGGGGGAGTGAGAATAGAGGACATGGAGTGCCTCAAGTGGCGAGCATTTTTCACCTATGTAACTGAGAGAAATGTAGGAAGTGTCATTAAGGACGAATCGGTTAGAAAAGAAGTGCGGAACGAGTTTTTAAAAGTGGCTGAGTGGTTAGAAAAATATCGTGAAAAGTTAAGAATACCCCTGTGGGGTTTAATTTACGATGTTCGTAGAGGAGGGAGATTATGAGTGAGTATCCTAATTTTTATGAGAATAGAGAGAAGAAAATAGTGAGTGTGAAACTATTTTCTGAGGAGGCAGAAAAGTGGGCGGAGAAAATCTGGACTTCTCGGAGGGGTAGTAATTCGAATAGGCGGGCTCAGATAAGGAAATTCTACGATGAGGTTATGAGATACAATGAAATAGTAAAGAAAAATCCTAGTGAATGGCAGGTTATCCATCCTTTTGTAAACATGATTATTGCGAAGGTTGTTTATGCGAAAGGGAGAGATAATCTCGTTACGGAAGAGTTTGTTAAGTTGATCAAAGGCTGCATAGAACAGGTGAAGGATCCAGAAGACCTCGATGTCTTTGCCAATTTCTTTGAGGCATTTATGGGATTTTACCGCCAGTATGAAGTTAAGAAAAAAGATGATGAGATGAAAGCGGATAAGAAAGGAGGGGCGAAAAATGGATATAAAACTTAAGGAGATTAAGGAGATTAAGGGCAAGATAATTCTGAAGACAGGTCTTCACATTGGTACGGGTAACACCGAAATGCGCATTGGTGGGACGGATGATCCTGTAATAAAACACCCCTATACGAATGAGCCTTATATCCCTGGGTCTTCGTTGAAGGGAAAAGTGCGGTCCCTTCTGGAACTGGAGAGTGGTTTGATGGGTGAGACAGGCGGTAGGCCCCTTCAGGCCAGCGATCTCCAGACAATAAAAGATGAAGAACAGAAGGAGATATGCAGAAAAATTCTTAAGGTTTTCGGTTCCGGTGGTGCTGACGCAGAAGATATCAAGAAGGAAGAACTAGGACCCACCCGTGTTTCCTTTTCCGATTGTCCACTAAACGAAGAGTGGAAAAGAGATGTGGATAGTAAAAGGCTCCCTTATTTCGAAATAAAGTCGGAGAATGCTATCAATAGGATAACAGGTGTTGCGGAAATGCCTCGTTTGTTTGAAAGAGTTGTAGCAGGTGCTGTATTTGATTTTCACATAGCTCTAAAAATTCTTGGTGATAAGGAAGAGGAAGAACTTTTTCCCTTCTTGCTCCGTGGCTTGAAACTCCTTGCGCATGATGCTCTGGGAGGCAGTGGGAGCAGGGGATATGGAAGAATAGAATTTGAATTTGCAGATCCAAAGATAAAAGATATGTACGATAGTATTCAGCTCGCTTGAAAAAAAGGAGGTTTGCCTTGAAGTTTTGTGAGGTTCGTATAAAGCCAAGATCGTCTTTTGGCACACCGCTTAAAGGTGATACCGTATTTGGTCAATTCTGTTGGCAAGTCAAGTACGATCCTGAAATATTGAATGGAGGTCTGGATTTCTGGATTTCCTGTTATCATGAAAGGCCGTTTGGTATTTTTTCAACAGCATGGCCAGTTGTTATGTGTAACAATAAAAGTTGTTATGCTTTGAAGACGCCTGATTATCCCCTCAAGGCTTTTTCCAAAGCATCCTATGAGGATAGGAGTAAGTTTTACGAGGAGAGAAAGAGGATTTTGAAGAAACGTTGGGTCATTGTGGGAGAAGATCTCCAATTAAAAGTTGACCGCGAGCGGATGAAGACCGATGAAGAAGTTTTTAGATCGGCGGGTTTAAGTCTCAGTGAAAGTAGCATCATGAGGGAGTTTGTCCAGGACCACAATACAATTAATCGAATTACTATGACAACAGGTGAAGATCAGTTTGCCCCATACATAATGAGAAATTTTGTATACCATCCTGATCTGGAGCTCGCTATTTTTGTGCTTTTTGATGAGGAAGCAACTGATGTTGAAAGGATAAAATTTGGTTTTGAGAGGATGGGGAAGTTCGGTTACGGTCGAGATGCATCCACTGGTTTGGGTCGTTTTGATGTTCTCTCTGTAAGAGAGATTGCGATTCCCGTTCGAGGAGATGCTGTTGCATGTTACACTCTGGCACCTTCGGTTCCAGAAAAGGACCTCTATAGTGAGGTGTTTTTTGTACCTTTCACTCGTTTTGGAAGACACGGAGATTTTTTGGCCACTTCGTCCAATCCCTTTAAGGCACCTATCATCATGGCGGATGAAGGGGCGGTATTATTCCCGAGTAGTGACGTTGTCTGGAGTAAACCGTACCTTGGTTGTGCGATAAAGGGTGTATCTAAGGTGGAGGTCAACACTGTTTCTCAGGGTTACTCCATTTATTTACCCATAAGTTTGGAGTGAGATTATGGTGGTAACGAAAAGGTGTTTCATAAAAGTATTAACCCCTGTTCACATAGGGTGTGACGAGGTTTACGAGCCTTTCTCTTTCGTTGTGGATGAACGGGAAAGGGAATTAGTGGTCTTCGATCCATTAACTTTTTTTAAATCTTTAAAGGAAGAAGAGAAGATAAAGTTCGACTCTCTAAGCCGGAAAGGGACTGTTGTGTCTCTTCTTGAGTTGATGAAATTCATGAGAGGTAGATCTGCAGAAGGCTTCCGGATACCGGTCAGTGAAGGGTTTGTGAGTCATTATAATAGATCTGTTGGGATGCCAATGGGGGATGTGAACAGGATTCAAAATGAGTTAAACAGGTTTGCTATTATGAGAACTGCTTTTAACCCTCATAACAACGAGCCCTATCTGCCAGGTTCTTCCATAAAAGGCTCCTTAAGGACGGCTTATCTGAACATGGTTGCAAAGAAAAAACCACCATTTAGTTTGAACCTGAGCGAAAAAGGTGCGAACAGAAAACTTGAACAAACATTGTTAGACTATAAGAGTATCGAGACTGATCCATTTAGATTGCTGAAGGTTTCTGATTTTGTACCAGTAAAAGCATCAACCCGTATAGTTTATGCGGTAAATGTGAAGAAGGATGGCAGCAGTGCGGGAGGATTGAGCCAAATTTTGGAGATTATAGAACCTGGTTCATTCTTTGTAGGGACAATTTCTGTTGATGAGGAGAAATCTCGTCATCCACTGGTAAATCACCAAATTACATTTAAGGGTGTCTTGGATAGTTTGCGTTTTTTCGAGCAGGAGAAATTGAGAGAGGAGAAGGAGCTTCGACAAGCTGGAATAAATGAGTGTTCTCTGAAGTTGGATGGTGGTCGGCTCATAAGAGTTGGCCGTCACTCAGGGGCTGAGTCAGTAACTATAGAGGGGTACAGGAAAATACGTATCAGAGGCAAGAGGGAATATGATTCAGATAAAGCTACAACAGTATGGCTCGCATCTGAAGTTAACAGAAATTATGACAAAAATAGAATAAGGCCGTTCGGTTGGTGTCAAATAGGTGAAATAACTCCGGAGATCGAAAAAGAAGTAGATGAATCATTAAAAGTTGCCAAACCTGTCAAAAAGGTGATGTCCGAGACCGTTGAGAAAATTGTTGAGAGAAGAACTGTTCCAGAACCTGTAATTGAGGAGTGGCCTTCTGCTCTTCTAACGTGGGATCCGGGGAAACAAGAGTTAAAGGCAGAATTTGAAGGCAAAAGGGCTATCCATAAGGGTAAAGATATTATCCCAGAAAACTTGCGCAGGAGTTTAATAGAGAAACGCAAAAGTGTGAACGCAAAGGTTACGATAGAGAAGGTTTACAACCGGTATTCAATCGTGAGAATTGAAGGTGAAAGCTGATTTTGGTTTGTTGATTAGTTTTCTGTTTCTCATGGAAAAACGGGATGGAGGTAAAGTTGAAACGTTATATTCTAAACACGCCTGTTCTTACTACATACGGTTTGTATCGATTCTCAAGTATAGATGTTGAAGAAGCAAAGCGTATTGCAAAAGACGCGATTTCTGCCGTGGGTCACAAGGGGACTGCCGAAGCTCTTTCTATTCTTCTCGGCATTGATGTAAAAGTTAATAGAATTGAAGTTTTTATGGAGCCAGGAGATGTCGCTGTTGTTTTCAGAATAAAGAAACGTCTTCCGGAGGGAGTAGTGCTGGATACAGAAGATACTTTAAAAATGCCGTACGAACTCGGCAAGTTGGAGAGAATTGAGTAGAGATCCTATTATCGAATTTTTTTTGGAGGGGGCATGGCCAGGTTGTTCCTTTCTGTTTTAGGAACGGGTGAATATGTTGAGGCGTATTACCAACTGCATGATAAAAAAATAGGCCCTACAAGGTTTGTCCAAGTAGCCACGGCAAGTATCAATTGTAAAGAATGGAATGAAGATGATGGTATCTTAATTTTTACGACAGAGGAGGCGGTAAGGAAAAATTGGTATGATGGTGTAGACGGTAAATCTTCCAAGGGGCTTAAATCGTGTCTTGAAGAGCTATCTTTGAAACCGAGAATTAGGAACGTTATGATCCCTCCAGGTTTTTCGGAAGAGGACATATGGAAGATCTTTGACATTATGTTCAATGAGATAGGCAAATCCGACAGAGTTGTATTCGATATAACCCATGCCTTCCGATCATTACCAATGCTTGCGATGGTTGTTTTGAATTATGCCCGGGTCGTGAAGAAAATTTCCATCGAAGGTATTTATTATGGTGCTTTTGAGGTTCTTGGTCCAATAGTTGAAGTAAGGAATAAACCCCTTGAAGAAAGGATTGTCCCTATTTTTGATCTAACTTCCTTTGATGAGTTGTTATGTTGGGCTATTGGATTGGACAGATTTATTTCAACAGGCAATGCAGAGGCAGTAATAGCTCTTGCAAATAAGATTTATAAACCAGTTCTGAAAATCACTGCCGGTAAAGACGAAAAGGCAAGGAAAACTCGAATCCTCGCGGAGAAACTTGATCAATTTACCTCGGTTATGGCGACATGCCGGGGAGATAGGATAGGTAAAGTCGCAGCGGAGCTTAAACAGGCTGTAGATAGTTGTATTTCTTTTGGTGTGGTACGGAACACGCTTTTCCCTATATTGGAAGATTTGAAAAGGCAGCTTGATTCGTTCAACGGTAACGTAGTTAACGATAGCTTTTATGGTGCTTATTGGTGTTCTGAACACAACTTGATACAGCAGAGCTATACGATTTTGAGAGAAACTATCATTACATACTTACTGGAGAAGTTGAACCTCGATTATAATGATCAAAAATTGCGAGA from Syntrophales bacterium includes:
- the csx2 gene encoding TIGR02221 family CRISPR-associated protein, encoding MARLFLSVLGTGEYVEAYYQLHDKKIGPTRFVQVATASINCKEWNEDDGILIFTTEEAVRKNWYDGVDGKSSKGLKSCLEELSLKPRIRNVMIPPGFSEEDIWKIFDIMFNEIGKSDRVVFDITHAFRSLPMLAMVVLNYARVVKKISIEGIYYGAFEVLGPIVEVRNKPLEERIVPIFDLTSFDELLCWAIGLDRFISTGNAEAVIALANKIYKPVLKITAGKDEKARKTRILAEKLDQFTSVMATCRGDRIGKVAAELKQAVDSCISFGVVRNTLFPILEDLKRQLDSFNGNVVNDSFYGAYWCSEHNLIQQSYTILRETIITYLLEKLNLDYNDQKLREAAAKAFDELGGVSGTHSVSCVSSEKEVTGLCVSFLKDKPDLVKCFVNLRNFRNDLNHAGMGRKSGSSPKRIREKLKYFLEETKRCMDVL